In Eubalaena glacialis isolate mEubGla1 chromosome 3, mEubGla1.1.hap2.+ XY, whole genome shotgun sequence, the following are encoded in one genomic region:
- the CORT gene encoding LOW QUALITY PROTEIN: cortistatin (The sequence of the model RefSeq protein was modified relative to this genomic sequence to represent the inferred CDS: deleted 1 base in 1 codon; substituted 1 base at 1 genomic stop codon), which produces MTLDWAYASLLECEGRGGTGLRQAYTQKNSCRLSLKXPPGSKEETQVHKTLISGLPSRTSSRRAGEKCQSACRMLPPLCLLLPPLPSGATAALPPEGGLAGHDSAHMQEVAEIKKNSLLTFLAWWYEWASQARAVSFVGGEAREVSKRQEVLPLQQSTRRDKTPCKNFFWKTFSSCK; this is translated from the exons ATGACTCTAGACTGG GCTTATGCGTCACTGCTTGAGTGTGAAGGGAGAGGGGGTACAGGCCTTAGACAGGCATATACACAAAAAAACAGCTGCAGGTTGAGCTTAAAATAACCCCCTGGT TCCAAAGAAGAGACCCAAGTCCACAAAACACTGATTTCGGGGCTGCCAAGCAGGACGAGCAGCCGCAGGGCTGGAGAGAAGTGCCAGTCAGCCTGCAGGATGCTGCCGCCCCTCTGCCTCCTGCTGCCGCCGCTGCCCTCGGGGGCCACCGCTGCCCTTCCCCCGGAGGGCGGCCTCGCCGGCCACGACAGTGCG catatgcAGGAAGTGGCAGAAATAAAGAAGAACAGCCTGTTGACTTTCCTTGCGTGGTGGTATGAGTgggcctcccaggccagggcagtGTCCTTTGTAGGAGGGGAAGCCAGGGAGGTGTCCAAACGGCAGGAAGTCCTGCCCCTCCAACAGTCCACGCGCCGAGATAAAACGCCCTGCAAGAATTTCTTCTGGAAGACCTTCTCCTCCTGCAAATAA